TgtaagatttattttattaattttacctTTCAATTTAGTTTTCTGTAGATATTTTGTTACATTAAGCCAGCtctgtcaaaataaaagcattgcaactttaaaaaaaatatttatttaacatttaatcaACGTGGGTTTGCCAATTTCTgccattaaatatatattaatattattgcgCCTATACGTAGCgccaataaaaaataattagataacaaaatgtattttttatctataaaaaatTGTACTGTGTAGTTTATTCGGATTTTCTGCTTTGACATTTTGCAAGGATTGGCTGAACACAGACAGTGCGCTGATTGACGTGTCTGCCAACCAATGAGACTGTGCAATCTGGTGTATGACGCGTTATCCGGTCACACACAGGCTTTTCCTCGTCCTTGATCGGCAGTGTTGCGAACCGGAGGCTCACACATTTGCTAAGAAAATGGTGGCATACTGGAGACAAGCAGGCCTGAGGtatcacattttttattaatatttatacacCATGTAAAAGCCCTGATATTTCAGTTACCGCGATGTATTTTCCGTAATTTATTCTACACATGAAGTGGTTTGGCCTGGCTCCGTACATATATTTACGTGCTGTATAGTGAAGCTCCTACGTAATAATATTATGCTAAATCTTGTTCTGTAATTACTTTTTGTCTTGTCATTTTAGTTACATCAGGTACTCGGCCATCTGCGCCAGGGTCGTCCGTGCAGCTCTGAAGCCGGAGTTGAAAGTGGAAGCGCTTAAAAGCGCAGAAACAAGCGTCAAGGTCAATAAAATAAAGATCGCAACATGTGAGTTTCATACGTCTTTAATATCTTATATTGTTTGCCTAAGCTACAGGGTTCAGATAATGTAGAGATTGTGTAGGCTTGGTCACTAATAGTTGCAACTTTATATGATGTTAATTTTACTAATTGTCTGTTGTTGTTTATTGCAGGAGCTGAAATTGAAGCACGTGACCCCCATTCctccaaacaaatattttatttcatcACTTGTGTTTGCAATAATATCTGCAATTCTGATGACCTGATTGAAAGATAATAGTTATGTTCTTTTGATAATAAATTATGAAGAGCCTCAAACTAAACAGCCTTCACTTGTTTTCTTGATCCACAAAGCGTTTTGTTTAGATTATGCGAAGCATTTTATGCAAAGGTGTTATTTAAGGAGTAATTGGTGGCGGGCAGTttaattataagaaaatgatgcacacccaaggtggtattTGCGTCGTGCCTTTGCAGaattattttcaaattattcctcttataccacaatACCACGGttataccacaaacattgctctggtgcctatttttgagacatttgacaggttaggtgtcataaaaataataacGAATCAATGAATATATGTTAAATAAGTCTATACCACGGGTCtcttgaatgctttattcttatTGGCTGACTCTGAGAAATGATCCATTGTTTATAACAGAAGAAAAGTAAGATTAGTATGTTAGCCACAACATCTGACTGTCTTGCACCGCGATGGCCATGTTGGATTTAGGTCAGGCTGACCAATTGATCAAAAAAATCATGTGACCCACGTACTCAAGACATAGACCAATGAAGCAATGAtaagtgatataagtatttgataaaaaaagtattttttatgcCCCAAACAAGACACTATAGAATGCATCTCGTGGTGCACGTTGcctaaaattctgtcatttgtTCACACTCAAattattacaaacctgtataaatgagtTTGTTTTGCCGAACAGGTAGATTCTTTGatgaatgtttgtaactaaattgatctggggcaccattcacttccatactATTATTTTTCCTACCATTGCCTCAGATTTGCTTTGCTtcaaatattctttaaaatatctttgtgttgaGCGGAACAAagtaatttatacaggtttaaaagGATGAAAAATGTGATTATTCTGTGAACTATCCTTTGAAATAGCtttgtttttcataatatgcTGTGGGATATGTCAGCTATTTAGAGAGTTGTAAGACAGTTTTATGTTGCAAAAAATAAGGCAGTGGTGTAGTTTTGCACTGGAAATGTCATTTAGACAACAGTTTTCAGTGGTTCttgaaattgtattttattgACTTAAACACTGTTACACCATAAGAAAGTCTGAAAACAAAAATTAAGCGCATGTTACATTTGTAAAACTGCTAGCAGATAGCATAGCCAACACAGTACTTGATATTGCATGTGTACTTACTTTGAAACCAATATTATAGTTTAATACAGAAAGGAAATTCATAAAAGATCAATTACacatatttacttaaaaaaacaagCATAAATAAAATAGCTCTCAGCACTACACAAACTCAAGTATAATGTTGATAGACATAAGATAAAAATAGTGCTGAAAAAGCATTTTACCTAGTGATTTAAATTATTGTCTaaattaagttttaaaatattttcatatttaaacactttggggcggtttcccatctagtcccaaactaaaatgcatgcttGAGCAGTTTGCACTGACATCTTAAAGTATATCTATACCATTGTATACTTTAACATCTGTTCTCCTGGAGATAAGAAATATTTCACAGTTTGCTAGATAAAATTCCCTCCTCAAACAGCCATTGCCAAAGCCCGTTTCTTATTCGCTGACAGAAGTTTCAGTAACCTCCTCGGTCTGTATTTCTACTCTGGTGCTCTGCGCTGCTGCTGACAGGCCTTCCACTTCTGTAATTTCATCTTCCGCTTCCCACTCCTGGTCGGCTGTGGCATCCTGATATTGCTGGTACTCGGAAACCAGATCATTCATGTTGCTCTCCGCCTCTGTAAACTCCATCTCATCCATGCCCTCCCCCGTGTACCAGTGCAAGAAGGCCTTGCGTCGAAACATCACAGCAAACTGCTCCCCTATGCGTTTGAAAATCTCCTGGATGGCCGTGTTGTTTCCGATAAAGGTCGAGGCCATTTTCAGGCCGCGCGGTGGAATGTCGCAGACGGCCACTTTGACGTTGTGTGGGATCCACTCCACAAAGTAGTTGCTGTTCTTCTGTTGAATAGCGAGCATCTGCTCATCGACCTCTTTGGTGGACATAAGGCCCCGAAACATGCCCGCCACGGTCAGGTAGCGCCCTCGACGAGGGTCGCAGGCGGTCATCATGTTACGGGCGTCAAACATCTGCTGGGTGAGCTCGGGCACCGAGAGGGCACGGTATTGTTGACTATTGCGTGCCGTGAGCGGTGCGAAACCCGTCATGAAGAAATGGAGACGCGGGAAGGGGACCATGTTGACGGCCAGCTTCCGAAGGTCAGCGTTCAATTGACCCGGGAAGCGGAGGGAGGTGGTGACCCCGCTCATGGTCAGGGATACAAGGTGGTTGAGATCTCCATAAGTTGGTGTTGTGAGCTTGAGAGTACGGAAGCAGATGTCGTACAACGCTTCATTATCAATGCAAAACGTCTCATCTGTACTCTCGATGAGTTGGTGAACTGATAGCGTTGCGTTGTAGGGTTCCACCACCGTATCCGAGACCTTCGGTGAGGGCATTACACTGAAAGTATTCATGATGCGGTCGGGATATTCTTCTCGGATCTTATTGATGATGAGGGTACCCATTCCGGAACCGGTGCCGCCACCCAGGGAGTGGACGAACTGAAAACCCTGCATGCAGTCGCAGCTTTCCGCTTCTTGGCGGACACGGTCGATAACCTGCTCCACCAGCTCCGCGCCCTCTGTATAGTGACCTTTAGCCCAGTTATTGCCAGCTCCAGAATTCCCTTTACATTTACAGAGAGGATAACAGCATCAGAGATGATCTTATGATCTTAATAGTAGAACTTGTTCGTAGACTAACATATTAACAAGCTGAATATGATTGCATAGGGACAGAGATTTACAACCTTAGTCCAAATCCAGAACAATTTATGcttttagcagatgcttttatccaaagcaatatACAGTGCATACAAGTTATACAATTAATCTGTATGCACagttagaaaaaaaaatggtcatgtacccttttaaaaggtcctaatatgtaccatttaggtactgATGTGTATACATTTGTTACCAATACTTTGAGATACTATTATGTAGTAATAAGAGTCTTG
This Paramisgurnus dabryanus chromosome 7, PD_genome_1.1, whole genome shotgun sequence DNA region includes the following protein-coding sequences:
- the atp5f1e gene encoding ATP synthase subunit epsilon, mitochondrial; translation: MTRYPVTHRLFLVLDRQCCEPEAHTFAKKMVAYWRQAGLSYIRYSAICARVVRAALKPELKVEALKSAETSVKVNKIKIAT
- the tubb1 gene encoding tubulin beta-1 chain → MREIVHLQIGQCGNQIGSKFWEVISDEHGINRVGGYEGDMDLQLERVNVYFNEAHGGKYVPRALLVDLEPGTMDSVRSSHIGQLFRPDNFIHGNSGAGNNWAKGHYTEGAELVEQVIDRVRQEAESCDCMQGFQFVHSLGGGTGSGMGTLIINKIREEYPDRIMNTFSVMPSPKVSDTVVEPYNATLSVHQLIESTDETFCIDNEALYDICFRTLKLTTPTYGDLNHLVSLTMSGVTTSLRFPGQLNADLRKLAVNMVPFPRLHFFMTGFAPLTARNSQQYRALSVPELTQQMFDARNMMTACDPRRGRYLTVAGMFRGLMSTKEVDEQMLAIQQKNSNYFVEWIPHNVKVAVCDIPPRGLKMASTFIGNNTAIQEIFKRIGEQFAVMFRRKAFLHWYTGEGMDEMEFTEAESNMNDLVSEYQQYQDATADQEWEAEDEITEVEGLSAAAQSTRVEIQTEEVTETSVSE